A genomic stretch from Pomacea canaliculata isolate SZHN2017 linkage group LG2, ASM307304v1, whole genome shotgun sequence includes:
- the LOC112556631 gene encoding chromodomain-helicase-DNA-binding protein 4-like isoform X3 has product MSSRRGEEDEDESIDLEEADEDEEMVEEQQTEKRGRKRKTKDGSEKKKKSKKKKRRHSEEEESDFGGGTDDDDRSFEITLKEKKKRPMKGPEQKSSGDICQEFNLKNTDIKFTEEDYRNITNYKLFSQHVRPLISKDNPKIAQSKLVVLLGAKWREFVANNPFKGSSERTETVAPLFVSSTAADSPATSVRGGEDDDDADADTEADEGSKSTKAKKGKGKKAVAPLKIKITKKRKKKKDEDEGGYNTSDEEFERQLEEASILKEAEKAEAASAPPRKRTKRGKGQGHRKKKTKMTNKFPNDPDAEGYETEHQDYCEVCQQGGEIILCDTCPRAYHLVCLEPELEEAPEGKWSCPHCEGEGIQEQEEDDHMEFCRVCKDGGELLCCDSCPSAYHTHCLNPPLKTIPDGEWHCPRCDCPPLKGKVAKILTWRWAKPPENADELDHTHHESIKKTNKQQREFFVKWQDMSYWHCDWISELALDVYHPAMYRNYIRRVDMDEPPPLEDGSSYKDKLKDEDPHNLEERFYRYGVRPEWLEIHRIINHTRQKDGSLWYLCKWRDLPYDQATWEHDDADIASMKQHVENYENLRLIMYGSTTDADKPASKGKKNKSSKKEKKSKEREEEVVNKLPPAFPTTDLRKQLERQPNYLDDTGCTLHPYQLEGLNWMRYSWANGTDIILADEMGLGKTIQTITFLYSLYKEGHCKGPFLVSAPLSTIINWEREFELWAPELYVVTYVGDKDSRTVIREHEFSFDEGAVRGGPRATRMKQGSNVKFHVLLTSYELISIDAACLGSLDWAVLVVDEAHRLKNNQSKFFRILQNYKIGYKVLLTGTPLQNNLEELFHLLNFLAPDNFNDLQGFLDEFADISKEEQVKKLHDLLGPHLLRRLKSDVLKNMPSKSEFIVRVELSSMQKKYYKYILTRNFDALNAKGGNQVSLLNIMMDLKKCCNHPYLFPVAANEAPRTANNAFEGSALIKACGKLELLCKMLRQLRQSDHRVLIFSQMTRMLDILEDFMEAEGYKYERIDGGVTGSQRQEAIDRFNSKDSQAFCFLLSTRAGGLGINLATADTVIIYDSDWNPHNDIQAFSRAHRIGQANKVMIYRFVTRASVEERITQVAKKKMMLTHLVVRPGLGNKGGQMSKKEMDDILKFGTEELFKEEGEGLASEDRIVYDDKSVSQLLDRSQVGQEEKEMAMNEYLDSFKVASYQMKEGEDEEEPETEILKQEAEHADPAYWEKLLRHHYEQQQEDLARTLGKGKRIRKQVNYNDAMNGHDDDTWKENLSDFDSDFSNSGHEEDDDDFEENKDGDQTRSRSRRRGNEKDRPLPPLLARVNGQIEVLGFNARQRKAFLNAVMRWGMPPQDAFNSQWLVRDLRGKTEKVFKAYVSLFMRHLCEPGADNAETFADGVPREGLSRQHVLTRIGIMSLVRKKVQEFEAINGTHSMPYLRASEAVDRLKKDSAAKAESTKGGKGEVSREGEVGKEGEEKEGEEAKPKEGADKGDKKDGSDKGDKKDDAQEEKTAEAKDDAEKKEEEEKKDEENKVECEKASEDKGENKEDRESSEKGDNMSEDKKDAKAEEEEKVTVKEEPMEVEGEKEGEDIKVKTAEDGKKEESQDAEVKEEKDEKDKGDGEKEKQEDDVKDEGKQDADGKSQAKEEEKQDEKEKKAEVKEEKSEDTKQQDDSYQKFMFNIADGGFTELHTLWANEQRALQAGREHEVWHRRHDFWLLTGIVTHGYGRWQDIQNDPRFQIINEPFISEQGKGNFLEIKNKFLARRFKLLEQALVIEEQLRRAAYLNLTQDPAHPAMALNARFAELECLAESHQHLSKESLGGNKPANAVLHKVLNQLEELLSDMKQDVARLPATLARVPPVTQRLQMSERSILNRLVNPSQLPGLTGAASNPSLAALSSATYASSATSPVPGPQLPVKGGITIHSQPSPSGSHRNSPIPLAGIGQLIDKGDSKKETIILD; this is encoded by the exons ATGTCAAGCAGAAGAGGCGAAGAAGACGAGGATGAAAGCATAGATCTCGAGGAAGCCGACGAAG ATGAAGAGATGGTGGAGGAGCAACAAACAGAGAAGAGGggaaggaaaaggaaaacaaaggatggaagtgaaaaaaagaaaaagtctaagaaaaagaaaagacgtCACAGTGAAGAGGAG gAGAGTGATTTTGGAGGCggcacagatgatgatgatagatcTTTTGAGATCacccttaaagaaaaaaagaagcggCCGATGAAAGGCCCAGAGCAAAAGAGTTCCGGTGACATTTGCCAAGAATTTAACCTaaaaaacacagacattaaGTTCACAGAGGAAGACTATCGCAACATCACAAACTACAAACTTTTCTCCCAGCATGTGCGACCACTTATTTCTAAAGACAATCCTAAGATTGCCCAGTCCAAGCTTGTGGTCTTGCTTGGTGCTAAATGGCGGGAGTTTGTTGCCAACAACCCCTTTAAAGGGAGCTCAGAGAGAACAGAAACTGTAGCACCTCTTTTTGTTTCCAGCACAGCTGCTGACTCCCCGGCCACATCTGTGAGAG GaggagaagatgatgatgatgcagatgCTGACACAGAAGCTGATGAGGGCAGCAAATCAACTAAAGCcaagaaaggaaaaggcaagAAAGCAGTTGCACCCTTGAAAATAAAGATCACCAAAAAacgcaagaagaagaag GATGAAGATGAGGGGGGCTATAACACCAGTGATGAGGAGTTTGAGCGACAGTTGGAAGAAGCTTCTATTCTGAAGGAGGCTGAGAAGGCAGAGGCTGCCAGTGCTCCACCACGAAAGCGCACCAAGAGAGGGAAGGGTCAGGGTCACCgtaagaagaagacaaagatgacCAACAAGTTTCCCAATGACCCTGATGCTGAAGGCTATGAA ACAGAGCACCAGGACTACTGCGAAGTGTGCCAGCAGGGTGGTGAAATAATTCTCTGTGACACATGTCCTCGGGCTTACCACCTGGTTTGTCTGGAACCAGAGCTAGAAGAGGCTCCGGAAGGCAAATGGAGCTGTCCCCATTGT GAAGGGGAGGGCATTCAAGAACAAGAGGAAGATGATCACATGGAGTTCTGTCGTGTGTGCAAGGATGGAGGGGAACTGCTATGCTGCGATTCATGTCCGTCAGCCTATCACACACATTGTCTCAATCCACCGCTTAAGACCATTCCAGATGGCGAGTGGCACTGCCCAAGATGTGAT tgTCCACCACTAAAAGGCAAAGTGGCCAAAATCCTCACCTGGCGGTGGGCTAAACCACCAGAAAATGCAGATGAGCTGGACCACACACACCATGAAAGCATCAAGAAGACA AATAAGCAACAACGAGAATTTTTTGTCAAGTGGCAGGATATGTCCTATTGGCACTGTGACTGGATCTCAGAACTTGCG CTGGATGTGTATCACCCAGCCATGTACCGCAACTACATCCGGCGAGTGGACATGGATGAACCACCACCACTGGAGGACGGCAGCAGCTACAAAGACAAGCTGAAAGATGAAGACCCTCATAACCTAGAGGAACGCTTCTACCGCTATGGTGTTCGTCCGGAGTGGCTGGAAATCCATCGCATTATCAACCATAC GAGACAGAAGGATGGTTCTTTGTGGTATCTTTGTAAATGGCGCGACTTACCCTATGACCAAGCCACATGGGAACATGATGATGCTGATATTGCTAGTATGAAGCAGCATGTTGAGAACTACGAGAATCTCAG GCTAATCATGTACGGCTCAACCACCGATGCTGACAAGCCAGCTTCCAAGGGGAAGAAGAACAAGAGCAgcaagaaggagaagaagagcaaggagagagaggaggaggttGTCAACAAGCTGCCGCCAGCTTTCCCAACAACAGAC CTACGCAAACAATTGGAGCGCCAGCCAAATTACCTGGATGACACTGGCTGTACATTACATCCTTACCAGCTGGAGGGTCTGAACTGGATGCGTTATTCCTGGGCTAATGGGACAGACATCATTTTGGCAGATGAGATGGGCCTGGGTAAAACAATCCAGACCATCACATTCCTGTACTCCTTGTACAAAGAG GGTCACTGCAAAGGCCCATTTTTAGTGAGTGCCCCCTTATCCACAATCATTAACTGGGAGCGAGAATTTGAGCTGTGGGCCCCGGAGCTTTATGTTGTAACCTACGTGGGAGACAAGGACAGTCGCACTGTCATCAGAGAGCATGAATTCTCGTTTGATGAGGGTGCAGTGCGAGGAGGTCCTAGGGCCACGCGGATGAAGCAGGGTAGTAATGTAAAGTTCCATGTGCTGCTAACATCATATGAACTTATCAGCATTGATGCAGCCTGCCTGGGCTCCTTGGACTGGGCTGTGCTGGTGGTTGACGAGGCTCACAGGCTGAAGAACAACCAGTCAAAG TTTTTCCGTATCCTGCAAAACTACAAGATTGGGTATAAAGTTCTCCTGACTGGAACCCCCTTGCAGAACAACCTGGAGGAACTTTTCCATCTTCTTAACTTCCTGGCACCAGATAATTTCAA TGACCTACAAGGATTCCTGGATGAATTTGCAGACATCTCTAAAGAAGAACAGGTTAAGAAACTCCATGACCTGTTAGGCCCTCATCTACTGAGACGTCTCAAGTCAGACGTACTGAAGAACATGCCCTCCAAGTCTGAATTTATTGTCCGAGTAGAACTCAGCAGCATGCAAAA GAAATACTACAAGTACATCTTGACAAGGAACTTTGATGCCCTAAATGCCAAAGGTGGTAACCAGGTGTCTTTGCTGAATATTATGATGGATCTTAAGAAGTGCTGCAACCATCCATATTTGTTCCCAGTGGCTGCCAAT GAGGCCCCACGCACAGCTAATAATGCCTTTGAAGGCTCGGCCCTCATCAAGGCTTGTGGCAAGCTGGAGCTATTGTGCAAGATGTTGAGACAGCTGCGACAGTCTGATCACCGAGTTCTCATCTTTTCACAG ATGACAAGAATGTTGGACATCTTAGAGGATTTCATGGAAGCAGAGGGCTACAAATATGAGCGTATTGATGGTGGCGTGACTGGATCTCAGAGGCAGGAAGCTATAGACAGGTTTAATT CAAAGGACTCTCAGGCATTTTGCTTTCTGCTGTCAACAAGAGCTGGTGGCCTTGGCATCAATTTGGCCACCGCTGACACTGTCATCATCTATGACTCAGACTGGAACCCCCACAATGACATTCAG GCCTTTAGCCGAGCCCACCGAATCGGACAGGCCAACAAGGTGATGATTTATCGCTTTGTCACTCGTGCATCTGTGGAAGAGCGAATCACACAGGTGGccaagaagaagatgatgttaACCCACCTGGTAGTGCGTCCTGGCCTGGGCAACAAAGGAGGCCAGATGTCCAAGAAGGAGATGGATGACATTCTCAAGTTTGGAACAGAAGAGCTCTTCAAAGAGGAGGGTGAAG GGTTAGCATCTGAAGATCGTATTGTGTATGATGACAAGTCTGTGTCCCAACTGCTGGACCGCAGTCAGGTGGGACAAGAGGAGAAGGAGATGGCCATGAATGAGTACCTCGACTCCTTTAAAGTGGCCTCCTATCAGATGAAGGAGGGCGAAGATGAG GAAGAGCCAGAAACTGAGATCCTGAAACAAGAGGCAGAACATGCAGACCCCGCATATTGGGAGAAGCTGCTGCGACATCACTACGAACAGCAGCAGGAGGACTTGGCACGTACGCTGGGCAAGGGGAAACGTATCCGCAAACAGGTTAATTACAATGATGCTATGAATGGACATGACGATGACACATGGAAGGAGAACCTCTCGGACTTTGACTCGGATTTCAGTAATTCTG GCCacgaagaagatgatgatgattttgagGAGAACAAAGATGGAGATCAGACACGAA GCCGCAGTCGTCGGCGTGGAAATGAGAAAGACCGACCCCTTCCGCCTTTGCTGGCCAGAGTCAATGGACAAATTGAG GTTCTTGGATTCAATGCTAGACAGAGGAAGGCTTTCCTGAATGCTGTGATGCGCTGGGGAATGCCACCTCAAGATGCATTCAACTCACAATG GTTGGTGCGTGATCTCCGTggcaagacagaaaaagtgtTCAAGGCCTACGTCTCGCTTTTCATGCGACATCTGTGTGAGCCAGGAGCAGACAATGCAGAAACATTTGCTGATGGAGTTCCACGAGAGGGTTTGTCACGCCAGCACGTCCTGACCAGAATTGGCATTATGTCGCTTGTAAGGAAAAAG GTGCAGGAGTTTGAAGCCATTAATGGCACACACAGCATGCCATACCTGAGAGCATCCGAAGCAGTGGACAGATTGAAGAAGGACAGTGCTGCCAAAGCTGAGTCAACCAAGGGAGGCAAGGGAGAGGTCAGCAGAGAGGGGGAGGTGGGGAAAGaaggggaggagaaggagggggaAGAGGCCAAACCTAAAGAGGGAGctgacaagggagacaagaaggATGGAAgtgacaagggagacaagaaggATGATGCACAGGAGGAGAAGACAGCAGAGGCTAAGGATGACGctgaaaagaaggaagaagaggaaaagaaagatgaagaaaacaaagttgaaTGTGAGAAAGCCTCCGAGGATAAAGGAGAGAACAAGGAAGACAGGGAG TCCTCAGAGAAAGGGGATAATATGTCAGAAGACAAGAAGGATGCTAAggcagaggaggaggagaaagtcACAGTGAAGGAGGAGCCTATGGAAGTTGAGGGGGAAAAGGAGGGTGAGGATATCAAGGTCAAGACTGCAG AAgatgggaaaaaagaagaaagccaAGATGCCGAGgttaaggaagagaaagatgaaaaggacAAGGgcgatggagagaaagaaaagcaggaagATGATGTAAAGGATGAAGGCAAGCAGGACGCTGATGGCAAGTCTCAAgcgaaggaagaagagaagcaagacgagaaggagaagaaagcggaggtgaaggaagagaagagcGAAGACACTAAGCAGCAGGATGACTCTTACCAGAAGTTTATGTTTAACATTGCTGATGGTGGTTTCACGGAGCTGCACACGCTGTGGGCCAATGAACAGCGAGCACTGCAGGCTGGCCGAGAACATGAGGTCTGGCACCGGAGACATGACTTCTGGCTTCTCACAGGCATTGTCAC CCATGGCTATGGGCGCTGGCAGGACATTCAGAATGACCCACGTTTCCAGATCATCAATGAACCCTTTATCAGTGAACAAGGCAAGGGCAACTTCCTGGAGATAAAGAACAAGTTTCTTGCTCGACGTTTTAAG CTCTTGGAACAAGCCCTGGTGATTGAAGAGCAGTTACGACGTGCTGCCTACCTGAATTTAACTCAGGACCCAGCCCACCCAGCTATGGCTTTGAATGCCAG GTTTGCAGAGTTGGAATGTTTGGCAGAGAGCCACCAACACCTGTCCAAGGAGTCTCTTGGCGGCAACAAACCTGCTAATGCTGTTTTACACAAAG TGCTTAATCAGCTTGAAGAGCTTCTTAGCGACATGAAGCAAGATGTGGCACGGTTGCCTGCCACGCTGGCTCGGGTGCCCCCAGTCACACAGCGTTTGCAGATGTCTGAGCGCAGCATTCTGAACCGCCTTGTCAACCCCAGCCAATTGCCAGGCTTGACTGGTGCAGCATCCAACCCCAGTCTTGCTGCTCTTTCTTCCGCCACCTACGCTTCTTCAGCAACTTCTCCTGTGCCAG GTCCGCAACTGCCTGTAAAGGGTGGGATCACCATACACTCACAGCCTAGTCCTTCTGGTTCTCATCGTAACTCACCGATTCCGCTAGCTG GGATTGGACAGCTAATAGACAAAGGGGATTCTAAAAAGGAGACCATCATTCTGGACTAG